One Cognatishimia sp. WU-CL00825 genomic window carries:
- a CDS encoding ABC transporter substrate-binding protein: protein MKKLLMAAAMLTATPAFAADKMTLLLDWFVNPDHGPIIVAQEKGFFADQGLEVEIIAPADPSDPPKLVAAGQAELAVSYQPQLHLQVAEGLPLLRVGTLVATPLNCLLVLKDGPIKNIADLKGGKVGYSVAGVEEALLGTILNEHGLGMDDVELVNVNWSLSPSLMSGQVAAVLGAYRNFELNQMEIEGVEGKCFYIEEEGVPTYDELIYVANKDKMDVDKTRRFLRATELATQFIVNHPQESWEIFSGTSTELQDELNEKAWADTLPRFALRPEALDEGRYVRFEKFLADAKLVEGIRPVSELAVDLGAQ, encoded by the coding sequence ATGAAAAAACTACTTATGGCAGCAGCGATGCTGACCGCTACACCGGCCTTTGCCGCTGATAAAATGACGCTTTTGCTGGATTGGTTTGTAAACCCCGACCATGGCCCCATCATTGTCGCGCAAGAAAAAGGCTTCTTTGCTGACCAAGGCCTTGAGGTCGAAATCATTGCGCCCGCAGACCCGTCTGACCCGCCAAAGCTGGTTGCCGCTGGTCAAGCGGAACTTGCGGTGTCTTATCAGCCGCAATTGCACCTGCAAGTTGCCGAAGGCCTGCCCCTGCTGCGCGTGGGCACATTGGTTGCAACCCCATTGAACTGCTTGTTGGTGCTAAAAGACGGCCCCATCAAGAACATCGCTGATCTTAAGGGCGGCAAAGTTGGCTATTCTGTTGCGGGCGTCGAAGAAGCGTTGCTGGGCACCATCCTGAACGAACATGGCCTTGGTATGGATGACGTCGAGCTGGTCAATGTGAACTGGTCGCTTTCCCCATCCTTGATGTCTGGTCAAGTTGCCGCCGTGCTTGGCGCATACCGCAATTTCGAATTGAACCAGATGGAAATCGAAGGCGTCGAAGGCAAGTGCTTTTACATCGAAGAAGAGGGCGTGCCGACCTATGACGAGTTGATCTATGTGGCCAACAAAGACAAAATGGACGTAGACAAAACCCGTCGCTTTCTGCGCGCAACAGAGCTGGCGACCCAGTTCATCGTAAATCACCCACAAGAAAGCTGGGAGATTTTTTCGGGCACATCAACCGAGCTGCAAGACGAGCTGAACGAAAAAGCATGGGCAGATACTTTGCCACGCTTTGCCCTGCGTCCAGAAGCTTTGGACGAAGGCCGTTATGTGCGGTTTGAAAAATTCCTTGCAGATGCCAAGCTGGTCGAAGGCATACGCCCTGTGTCTGAACTTGCCGTTGATCTGGGCGCACAATAA
- the tenA gene encoding thiaminase II: MSYGQTFPLWRAAAGQNWPAYVDHEFVKGLQDGSLPRAAFLHYLTQDYVFLIHFSRAWALAITKAETVAEMRLCAGTVNALINDEIALHVKTCAAAGISEAALFAAEERPENLAYTRYVLDAGHSGDLLDLLAALAPCVMGYGEIGARLLSSTNDNPYGDWITTYGGSEYQDVCTEVGALIDAAVARRLGSDPTSSPRWQYLCKRFDTATRLEVSFWDMGLKP; this comes from the coding sequence ATGAGTTACGGACAAACATTTCCGCTTTGGCGGGCAGCGGCGGGCCAAAACTGGCCCGCTTATGTTGATCATGAATTTGTCAAAGGGCTGCAGGATGGCTCGTTGCCGCGTGCTGCCTTTTTGCATTATTTGACGCAAGATTACGTCTTTTTGATCCATTTCTCACGCGCTTGGGCTTTGGCGATCACCAAAGCTGAAACCGTCGCTGAAATGCGGCTGTGTGCTGGCACAGTGAACGCGCTCATCAATGATGAAATTGCGTTGCATGTCAAAACCTGTGCAGCGGCGGGCATCTCAGAGGCCGCGCTGTTTGCGGCCGAAGAACGCCCTGAAAATCTTGCCTATACGCGCTATGTTCTGGATGCGGGACATTCCGGTGATTTGCTGGATCTATTGGCAGCCCTGGCACCCTGCGTGATGGGCTACGGTGAAATTGGTGCGCGGTTGTTGTCCTCTACAAATGATAACCCCTATGGGGATTGGATCACCACTTATGGCGGTTCAGAGTATCAAGATGTTTGCACCGAAGTCGGCGCGTTGATTGATGCGGCCGTTGCCCGACGTTTGGGATCAGACCCAACCTCGAGCCCGCGCTGGCAATATCTGTGCAAACGCTTTGACACCGCGACCCGCCTAGAGGTTAGCTTTTGGGATATGGGGCTGAAACCATGA
- a CDS encoding ABC transporter ATP-binding protein, which yields MTKAPALFMTGKASIGGVPVFAELSLKVAAGQWTCLLGSSGVGKSTVLKLFAGLGDHVEFVGEYGARDGHMQGRVALMAQSDLLLPWLSVRDNVALGAKLRGEARNHDRVMQVLSRVGLQDKASRKPSELSGGQRQRVALARTLMEDRAIVLLDEPFSALDAKNRSLMQELTAEVLHGRTVLLVTHDPAEAARLGHVINVMTETGIEDVVPPKGAVPRAIDDAAVLQVQTSLLARLRKDT from the coding sequence ATGACCAAAGCCCCGGCGCTCTTTATGACGGGCAAGGCAAGCATCGGCGGTGTGCCGGTGTTTGCTGAACTGTCACTTAAGGTGGCGGCGGGGCAGTGGACTTGTTTGCTTGGGTCCAGTGGCGTTGGCAAATCAACCGTGCTCAAGCTCTTTGCTGGGCTAGGGGATCACGTTGAATTTGTTGGCGAATATGGTGCCCGTGATGGCCATATGCAGGGCCGTGTTGCGCTGATGGCGCAAAGCGATCTGCTGCTGCCTTGGCTTTCAGTACGCGACAATGTTGCGCTGGGGGCTAAGCTGCGTGGCGAGGCGCGCAATCACGACCGGGTCATGCAAGTATTATCGCGCGTCGGGCTGCAAGACAAAGCCAGTCGCAAACCGTCTGAATTGTCAGGCGGACAGCGTCAGCGCGTCGCGCTTGCGCGCACCCTGATGGAAGACCGCGCCATCGTGTTGCTGGATGAACCCTTTTCAGCCCTAGATGCCAAAAACCGCTCGCTAATGCAGGAATTGACCGCCGAAGTCCTGCACGGACGCACAGTATTACTTGTGACCCACGACCCGGCAGAAGCCGCGCGTTTGGGCCATGTCATCAATGTGATGACAGAAACCGGAATTGAAGACGTGGTGCCGCCCAAAGGGGCTGTGCCACGTGCCATTGATGACGCCGCAGTCTTGCAAGTTCAGACAAGCCTGTTGGCCAGATTAAGAAAGGACACCTGA
- a CDS encoding TenA family protein, with product MHATDYLKALAGEDWAIATKHPFTDALADGTLSPEKMAGYLQQDYLFIDQFVRLLATAVAHAPTLTDALPAAQFLGLISGPENTYFMRSFEALGVPSGAAPAPETRDFQMLMEEARLSGRYEIMLSVLCVAEWVYLDWATPFADKADDLPFWFGEWIKLHSGPGFEGVVGYLRNQLDLAWLDLDDDQRNMVADMFKEATRRERAFFDAAWSGFNVAS from the coding sequence ATGCACGCAACAGATTATTTAAAAGCTCTTGCAGGTGAAGATTGGGCGATCGCCACAAAACATCCCTTTACCGATGCCTTGGCTGACGGGACTTTGTCGCCGGAAAAGATGGCTGGGTATTTACAGCAAGACTACCTGTTTATTGACCAATTTGTGCGCCTTTTGGCCACAGCGGTGGCACACGCACCGACACTGACAGATGCGCTGCCAGCAGCGCAGTTTCTGGGATTGATATCTGGCCCAGAAAATACCTATTTCATGCGCAGCTTTGAAGCATTGGGCGTGCCGTCAGGCGCAGCGCCCGCGCCGGAAACCCGCGACTTTCAGATGTTGATGGAAGAGGCCCGGCTGTCAGGGCGCTATGAAATCATGTTGTCGGTGCTTTGCGTGGCAGAATGGGTCTATCTGGATTGGGCCACGCCTTTTGCCGACAAGGCTGATGACCTGCCGTTTTGGTTTGGCGAATGGATCAAACTGCACAGTGGTCCGGGCTTTGAAGGCGTGGTTGGTTATCTGCGCAACCAGCTTGATCTGGCGTGGCTGGATCTGGACGACGATCAACGCAACATGGTGGCGGATATGTTCAAAGAAGCCACACGCCGCGAGCGCGCGTTTTTTGATGCGGCTTGGTCCGGGTTTAACGTGGCATCATGA